Part of the Pseudomonas chlororaphis genome, TCAAGATGCCCGCGTTCATGGTGATTGCCATGCGCCTAACGTGATTTCCGAGCTGCTAAACCCGACCGCTGAATGGGCAGCGGCGAACAGAGACTAGGCACCGAAATCCGCAGGCGCAAGGGGTTGGAATTTTCTAGGAAATGTCCTGCAAGTCAATGGGAAAGGTGCCTACACAAGGCATTTCAAAATTTAGAGCACGAGCCTGCACCCACACTGGTGGGAGCAGGCTCGCGAAAGCGGTGGGTCAGTTTGTGGTGGTGTTGACTGTGCCGCCGTCTTCGCGAGCAAGCCCGCTCCCACATGGGCTTTAGGGTGAATACAGCCTTTGTGAGCACCCCAAGTCACCTGTGGGAGCGGGCTTGCCCGCGAAAGCGCTCTAGCATCCGGCATCGATATCGACTGACCCACCGTCTTCGCGAGCAAGCCCGCTCCCACAAAAAAGCGATTGTTCGGCAAGCGGATCAGGAAATCCCCTTTACCCGTATAAACTTTTCTTCACCCCATGCGCCTGCCTGATTCGGTACAGTCCCCTCGCTCATTCAAGAAACTAAGGTTTTAGCCCGCTCTCCCGCGGGCTTTTTTTTGCCTGCCCTTCAGGCCGAAGGATGAGCCCCGTCCAGGTTCGGCAAGACACGGGTCGCCATCGGCTGGGGTTTGTTCAGCACAGGTTGCTCCAGGACCCGGCGGCCGTAGAACACCAGCGCCATCAGCCAGCAGCTCAACCAGACGAAAATCCCCGCCCAGAAGGTGTGCGACATGTAGTGCCAGCCCTGCAGGACGCGTGTGGTGCCGTAGACGAACCCCAGGGTCAGTGCGCCGTACATCAACGCTTTGGAATGACGCCAGCGATAACGACGGGCGACAAAGTACAGCGCGAGCATGGTAAAGCCGCCGGAGGCATGGCCGCCGGGCCAGCAGCGGCCGTCACCGGCGACCTTCAGCAGGTCGAAATTCTGATACCACTCCTTGTGCTCGATTTTGCCGGCGTACTGGGTGGTTTCCACCGGGCAGTACACGCTGGTGTGTCCCTTGAGGTAATGAATGACCCCCGTGCTGAGGAAGAAAGCGAAGACCACATACAGGAAATCACGACGGTGCCTGTAGGCAAAACGCAGTGGCTTGCTCAGCCTGGCCTTGTCCAGCACGCGCAGCAACCCAGGGCGATTCTGCGGCTTGAGCAGCGGCCAGATGAACGACAGCAGCGCACCGATGATCGCCGCCTCGCCGGTCCAGTTCGGGATGATCCTGGCCCACTTGTGGGTGATCTGCTCGAACAGCCGTACATGTTCCAAAGGGAACACCTGGTGCACCGGGTCGTAGAAAAAATCGCTGATGGCGATGTCGATGCGGGTCATGTCGAACAGCAGGAACACCACAACGGCGCAAACCAGGGGAATTCCAAGATTGAGCCCGTAGAAACGGGAGCGAGCAGACGTCAGCATGGGCAGTCCTGATCGTGGGAAAGTTTACTTAAATGTCACCGAGCGCCAGTCAGACGCTTCGATAAAGCCGAGCAGCCGGGGCGCTTGGGGTTGGGCGGTGGAAACGAACAGCGACGCGCCATAGCCAAACGTCGAGGTCGGTTGCTTGAGCGCAGTCTCCATGGCCTGCATGCATTCGCTGTGGGTCACCAGGATCAGGTTGCGCCCGGGCACCTTGTGGGCCAGGGCGTTGCGCAGCAGGTCGTGCCGGCAATTGACCAGCCAATCGTCGCCGGCGCTGACCTTGTTGAACATGTACCCCGCCGTCTGGGCGGTGCGGGTCAATGGGCTGTTGTAGAGATCGGCGTGGTCCAGGCCCAATTGCTCGAACCGCGCTCCCAGGCCCACCGCCACGGCACGGGCGCGATCGGTGATGCCTTCGCGATCGTTCAGGCAAGCCGCCTTGGAGTGGTCGCAGCGCTCGACGTGGCGTACCAGCACGATCATTTCCCCCTTCGCCCAGCCGTCAGCCAGCGCCCGCGCACCGGCGACGTTGCCATGGGCCAGGTCCGGCAGCGTCGCCGGGCCCAGCAGCCAGAGGCTCAGCGCACTCACCAGCAGCGCCGAAGCCAGGACGACCGCGGTGTTTCGGTAACGGGCAAACCGGCTCGTATCAATCGAGCGTGTCTGGCCGAAAAGACTCAGTCTCAGTTCCACATCAAGCCGCCCCGACGGCATCCACCCAAACATTCGATGGCGCGACAGTAGAGGGGCTCACGTAGGCAAGCGGTGAAACCGATGTGAAAAAAAGCTTGGCGCAGATCCCGATCTTTCAACGAAAGCCGAAGCCCCGGAAAAAAATCTTTCAGATCCAGAGGAGGCGGCCGATACAAGCCTGCTACACATTTCTGCTGGTGCTTAACAACAACAACTCTTCCAGCCAACCGACGACAAGCAGCACAACGTTTCCTGGAGGAATTGGATGAACAGCTGGTTTGGCAACATTAGCGTCAACATGAAGCTGGGCCTGGGCTTCGGCCTGGTCCTGGTCCTGACTTGCATCCTGGCCCTGACCGGCTGGACCAGCCTGGGCGGGCTGATCGATCGCAGCAACTGGATGAGCGACATCACCCAGCTCAATGCCGGCCTGACCAAGTTGCGGGTCGCGCGCCTGCAATACATGTTGACCAACGGCGACGAAACCGCCGCACAAAATGTGCAGACCACCCTCGATGGTTTCGTGGCGCAACAGAACGCGCTGCTCAATAGCTTCAAGAGCCCTGAAAACGTCAGGCTGCTCAAGGAGCAGAGCGCGACCATCAGCGCCTACCAGGTGTCCCTGAACAAAATGCGCAGTGCCTATCGCACGGGCAACACCGCCCGCGATGCCATGGGCGCAAACGCCGAGGCCGCCTACAAGCTGATCGAGGCGATCAACACCGACGTGCAGCAAATGGCCCTGAGCGACCAGCGCTTCGAGCAGTTCCAGGCGATCACCCGCGCCAAGCAGGAATTCATGCTGGCCCGCTATGAAGTGCGCGGCTATACCGCCAACAGCAACGCCGATACCGAACGCAAGGCCGTCGCTCAACTGGACGCCGCCATCGCTTCGCTCAAGCCGCTGGATGAACATTTCGCCAGCACCCGCCAAGCTGAAATGCGCCAGTTGGAAAACGCCCTGGTCCAGTACCGCAGCGCGTTGCAGGCCTTCAAGGTCGCCACCGCCGATACAGTGCAGGCACGCAAGGAAATGACCGACCAGGGCACGGCCATCGTGAACCTGAGCGAGCAGCTGTACCAGATCCAGCTTGACCGTCGCGACGCCGAAAGCGCCCAGGCGCGTACCCTGCAGTTGGTCAGCACATTGCTGGCGTTGCTGGTGGGCATCATTGCCGCCGTGGTCATCACGCGCCAGATCACCGGGCCGTTGCGCGAAACCCTGGCCGTGGTCGAACGCATCGCCAGTGGCGATTTGTCCCACACGGTCACCGTCACCCGCCGCGACGAACTCGGCGTGCTGCAACAAGGCATCGCTCGCATGGGCGTGACCCTGCGCGACCTGATCAGCGGTATCCGCGATGGCGTGACCCAGATCGCCAGCGCCGCCGAAGAGCTGTCCGCCGTCACCGAGCAGACCAGTGCCGGCGTCAACAGCCAGAAAGTCGAGACCGACCAGGTGGCGACCGCCATGCACGAGATGACCGCCACCGTGCAGGAAGTTGCGCGTAACGCCGAGGAAGCGTCTCAAGCCGCCGCCGCGGCCGACGGCGAAGCCCGTGCCGGCGACCAGGTGGTCAGCGAAGCCATCGCCCAGATCGAGCGCTTGGCCAGCGAAGTGGTGCGCTCCACCGACGCCATGACCGTGCTGCAACAGGAAAGCGACAAGATCGGCAGCGTCATGGACGTGATCAAGGCCGTGGCCGAGCAGACTAACCTGCTGGCCCTCAACGCCGCGATCGAAGCGGCACGTGCCGGTGAAGCCGGTCGCGGCTTTGCCGTGGTGGCCGACGAAGTCCGTGGCCTGGCCCAGCGCACGCAGAAATCCACCGAGGAAATCGAAGGCCTGGTGGCCGGCCTGCAGAACGGCACGCAACAAGTGGCCGCGGTGATGAACAACAGCCGCAGCCTCACCGACAGCAGCGTGGCCCTGACCCGCAAGGCCGGCGCCTCACTGGAGAACATCACCCGCACGGTGTCGAACATCCAGTCGATGAACCAGCAGATTGCCGCCGCGGCCGAGCAACAAAGCGCCGTGGCCGAAGAGATCAGCCGCAGCATCATCAACGTGCGCGACGTCTCCGAACAGACCGCCGCCGCCAGCGAAGAAACCGCCGCCTCCAGTGTCGAGCTGGCGCGGTTGGGCAATCAGTTGCAGATGATGGTCAGTCACTTCCGCGTTTGATCAGGCACAACGCCCGGGTCCGGTGGGACACGGGCGTTTTGCGCCAGGCATCCTTCAGGCGTTCCAGGGGTTGATCACCTCAACGCCGGGGAACTCAAAGTCTCTGATATTGCGGGTTGCAATCCACGCCCCGTGAGTCCGGCAAATAGCGGCGATTTGAGCATCAGCCGTGCTTGCCGCCCTCCCCTTGGCCTCGCATGACGCAACGAGGGTCGCATACTCAACGGCAGCATGGGCATCAAAAGGCAGGATCCTGCCGGCAAAATCCTCTTCGAACATTGCCATTGCATGGGCTTCAAGCTTTTGCTTGCGCTTCCCAAAGGGTAGCCGGGCGACACCGTGAAGAATTTCCGCCACGGTAATAGCGCAAATGACCAGATCCATTGCCGGCTGCGA contains:
- a CDS encoding phosphatidic acid phosphatase — protein: MLTSARSRFYGLNLGIPLVCAVVVFLLFDMTRIDIAISDFFYDPVHQVFPLEHVRLFEQITHKWARIIPNWTGEAAIIGALLSFIWPLLKPQNRPGLLRVLDKARLSKPLRFAYRHRRDFLYVVFAFFLSTGVIHYLKGHTSVYCPVETTQYAGKIEHKEWYQNFDLLKVAGDGRCWPGGHASGGFTMLALYFVARRYRWRHSKALMYGALTLGFVYGTTRVLQGWHYMSHTFWAGIFVWLSCWLMALVFYGRRVLEQPVLNKPQPMATRVLPNLDGAHPSA
- a CDS encoding phosphoglycerate kinase; this translates as MPSGRLDVELRLSLFGQTRSIDTSRFARYRNTAVVLASALLVSALSLWLLGPATLPDLAHGNVAGARALADGWAKGEMIVLVRHVERCDHSKAACLNDREGITDRARAVAVGLGARFEQLGLDHADLYNSPLTRTAQTAGYMFNKVSAGDDWLVNCRHDLLRNALAHKVPGRNLILVTHSECMQAMETALKQPTSTFGYGASLFVSTAQPQAPRLLGFIEASDWRSVTFK
- a CDS encoding chemotaxis protein — its product is MNSWFGNISVNMKLGLGFGLVLVLTCILALTGWTSLGGLIDRSNWMSDITQLNAGLTKLRVARLQYMLTNGDETAAQNVQTTLDGFVAQQNALLNSFKSPENVRLLKEQSATISAYQVSLNKMRSAYRTGNTARDAMGANAEAAYKLIEAINTDVQQMALSDQRFEQFQAITRAKQEFMLARYEVRGYTANSNADTERKAVAQLDAAIASLKPLDEHFASTRQAEMRQLENALVQYRSALQAFKVATADTVQARKEMTDQGTAIVNLSEQLYQIQLDRRDAESAQARTLQLVSTLLALLVGIIAAVVITRQITGPLRETLAVVERIASGDLSHTVTVTRRDELGVLQQGIARMGVTLRDLISGIRDGVTQIASAAEELSAVTEQTSAGVNSQKVETDQVATAMHEMTATVQEVARNAEEASQAAAAADGEARAGDQVVSEAIAQIERLASEVVRSTDAMTVLQQESDKIGSVMDVIKAVAEQTNLLALNAAIEAARAGEAGRGFAVVADEVRGLAQRTQKSTEEIEGLVAGLQNGTQQVAAVMNNSRSLTDSSVALTRKAGASLENITRTVSNIQSMNQQIAAAAEQQSAVAEEISRSIINVRDVSEQTAAASEETAASSVELARLGNQLQMMVSHFRV
- a CDS encoding plasmid stabilization protein, which translates into the protein MIVLDTNVISEFMRAEPNPNVLAWIDSQPAMDLVICAITVAEILHGVARLPFGKRKQKLEAHAMAMFEEDFAGRILPFDAHAAVEYATLVASCEAKGRAASTADAQIAAICRTHGAWIATRNIRDFEFPGVEVINPWNA